In Spinacia oleracea cultivar Varoflay chromosome 5, BTI_SOV_V1, whole genome shotgun sequence, a single window of DNA contains:
- the LOC110783816 gene encoding ATP-dependent DNA helicase Q-like SIM yields MTSSAGFQAAFSANSSSEVDDSAATHLDRVGPELQRHNNAEVLVLEFRFLSPPTLNTLFRSKAHRTVEDVELGPDWDQKANSLLRKHFGYSGLKSFQMEALGAWFSQQDCLVLAATGSGKSLCFQLPALLTGKVVVVISPLISLMHDQCLKLSKHGISACFLGSGQPDNTVEKKAMNGMYSVVYVCLETLLSFHCLMRCIMHTNKSTSEACGEPWNSFICHR; encoded by the exons ATGACGTCTTCAGCCGGATTTCAAGCTGCATTCTCTGCAAACTCCAGCTCTGAGGTGGATGACTCGGCGGCGACTCATCTGG ACCGAGTTGGTCCCGAGTTACAGCGCCATAACAACGCCGAAGTGTTGGTGCTAGAGTTTCGGTTTTTATCGCCACCGACCTTGAATACCTTGTTTCGATCTAAag CCCATAGAACAGTAGAGGATGTAGAACTTGGACCAGACTGGGACCAGAAAGCCAACAGCCTGCTGCGTAAACATTTTGGGTACTCCGGGTTGAAAAGTTTTCAAATGGAAGCTCTTGGTGCTTGGTTTTCTCAGCAAGACTGTCTTGTTCTTGCAGCAACAGGGTCTG GGAAATCTCTGTGCTTTCAGCTACCTGCGCTTTTGACAGGGAAGGTCGTGGTCGTGATTTCTCCATTGATAAGCTTGATGCATGACCAGTGCTTAAAGCTATCAAAACATGGCATCTCTGCATGTTTCCTTGGATCAGGACAACCAGATAACACCGTTGAGAAGAAAGCAATGAACGGCATGTATTCCGTTGTATACGTTTGCCTCGAAACACTGCTTAG CTTTCACTGTCTGATGAGGTGTATAATGCATACTAATAAGTCCACTTCAGAGGCTTGCGGAGAACCGTGGAATAGCTTTATTTGCCATCGATGA